Part of the Aquimarina sp. MAR_2010_214 genome is shown below.
AAAGCTCCAAATACCGATGCCGATAATAATCAAGAAACCATACAGGATATCATGGATTATCTGTCATTAAAAAGAATATTATCTGAGAAGCTAAATCGTGTAGTTTAGCTAATATGTAATAATCTGGATTGATGAATTAGATCAGCAAGATTATCCACTTTTAGTTTTTTGAGTAGTCGCGTCTTATACGTACTTACCGTTTTTTCATTAATAGATAATGTAGAAGCTATATCTTTATTGCGTTTTCCAGAAGATAATAGGTTGAGTACTTCTATTTCTCGGGAGGATAGTTTCTTATATTTAACGACCATATTGTTTTCATTAGCATTTCCATTTGCTAACTGTTGTGTAAGGTTGTCATTTAAATATATACCACCTCTAGCAACGCGTTCGATTGCTTTTTTAAGTGTTTTTGTTGGTACTGTTTTGGATAAGTATGCAGAAGCTCCTGCTTTAATAGCACTTAGAGCATACATTTCTTCAGGATGAGAACTAAAAATAATTACTTTGATTCTAGGAAATTCTTTTTTAATTGTTCTCAATGCCATAATTCCATTGATTTGAGGTAAATCTAACTCCATAATGAGGACATCTGGAGTACTAGCTTTCAAAACATCATACATCTCGTTTCCGTTACTTACTTTGCCAATGATCTCATAATCTTCTGAGTTGCGAAATAAAGAAACGATCCCCTTCCTTGTAATTGGATGATGATCTGCGATTAATACGGTTGTCATTCTTGTTTACGATTGTTTGTTAGTTTAATTTTAAGAGTTTAACATCTTAGGCTAGGGGTAATTTTTAAATCTTTGTGCAAAATTACTAAGAACTAGTCCTCGTAAACTTTTTTTTATGCGTTTATCGATAAAATGTTAATTATAATAGATTAACGGGTATTTTACACACCGGAATAGGGGTCATTTTGTGTTGGTTTACGGTATTTAGACGGATGAAAATTTTAAAAACCTCTTGCTCTCTTCCTTCAAAATCATCAATATCTTTGCCTTCATCTTTCATTTTCATAGCCCATTCTAATTCATCATAACTTGCTCCAATTTGATCTTCATCACTTCTGCTATCCCCAAATAAACCATCGGTTGGAGAGGCAATTTGTATAGAATTTGGAACTCCTAGAGCTTCTCCTATTGTGTAGACTTCACTTTTTAACAAATTTGCAATTGGACTTAAATCCACCCCGCCATCTCCATATTTGGTGTAAAAACCAACTCCAAAATCTTCAACTTTATTACCTGTTCCTGCAACTAGATATTTGTATAAACCAGCGAAGTAATATAATGTAGACATTCTTAATCGTGCTCTGGTATTTGCTAATGACAGATCAAGCTGTGCACTAGGAGTTGTTTCAGGAACAACAGATTTAAATTCTTCAAAAACAGGAGTTAGATCAACTCTAGTGTCAGAAACATTAGGAAACTTTTCTTTTAAATAAGCAATGTGCTCTTGTGCTCTGGTTACCTGACTCTGTGCTTGATGAATGGGCATTTCTACACAAAGTGTTTTTAATCCTGTTTTTGCGCATAAAGAAGAAGTAACAGCACTATCAATTCCTCCGCTTACACCAATAACAAAACCTTCTATGTTAGCATTAGTAGCATACTCTTTTAACCAGTTTACAATATGATCAATTACTTTTTCTGTTTGCATTCTCTGTTGTTTGTTAATGTTAATTTAAATCTGAATACTAAAATTATTTCAATTTTATACTTCGTATTTCGATCTTTGCCTGTGGTAATTTGATATCTTACCTTTGCGAATATAAAATTAATAAAAAAAGATGGCGTTTTGGAATAGTAGAAATTATTTAGAGAGATATTATAATTTTGGAATGAATAGTATTAAGTATTTAAAGTTTGCCATTGTTTTTTGTGTATTATTTTCTTGCTCAAGCGAAAGTAAAGTAGATAAAGAAGTTGCTGAAATCCCGGTAGAGATTAAAATTGAACGTTTTGATCGATTATTTGCTGAAGTAACGCAAGAAAACTTACCTGATCTTAAAAAAGAATATCCTTTTTTATTTTCAGAAAAGTATGCGGATAGTGTGTGGGTCAAAAGATCTCGAGATACAATACAGCAAGAAGTGAACAAAGAAGTAGAAAAAACTTTTTCTGATTTTTCTTCAGAGGAAAATGAATTGCATTCACTTTTTCAGCGTATTAAATATTATTTCCCAGAAATTAAAGAACCTAGAGTGGTTACAATTACCAATGATGTAGATTATCATAATAAGGTGGTACTTTCAAAAGGATTACTTATTATTTCATTGGATACCTATTTAGGTAAGGATCATCATTTCTATGAAGGAATTCAAAAATATTTAAGACAGCATTTTGATAGGCAATATATAGTGCCAGATGTAGCTTCTATGTATGCCAAAAATCAGATAGGACCGATCAGAGATAGAACATTTTTGGGTAATCTTGTATCCTTTGGAAAAGAACTGTATCTAAAAAATTTGCTTTTACCCGGTTTTAGCGATGCCAGAAAAATAGGATATACCGAAGAACAGTATGCCTGGGCAAAAGCTAATGAAGAACAAATCTGGAGGTATTTCATAGATCGCCAATTATTATATAGTACAGATAGTACTCTTATGCCTAGATTTTTATACCCTGGGCCTTTTTCAAAATTTTATTTAGAAGAAATTGATAAAGAAGCGCCAGATAGAATAGGGCAATTTATAGGATGGAGGATTGTAACTTCGTATATGAAAAATAACAATGTATCTTTGCGGCAATTAATAGTGGCAGATGCCGAAACGATTTTTAACAGATCAAAATATAAACCCAAAAAATAATGGCGAACAATCATAAATCAGAAATAAAAATAGATATAGAGTTAGATGAAAATAGAATTCCAGAAAAATTAAAGTGGACAGCACAAGATGGAGGTGTAGAGAACGAAGAGACCAAAGCAATGCTGCTATCTGTATGGAATAGCGAGAATAAAGAAAGTCTTCGTATTGATTTATGGACCAAAGATATGCCCGTAGACGAAATGAAGATCTTTTTTCATCAAACATTAGTCGCTATGAGCGATACTTTTTATCGAGCTACCCAAGACGAAAAAATGTCGGCAACTATGAAAGATTTTTGTGATTACTTTGCTGAAAAACTAGAGCTTAAGCAAAAATAATGATTTGTTTTTTTTTGAAATGTTTCATCAACTTTGTTGACTAAATGTCCAAAATCGAAACGTTGAAAAAAACTTTGTTTTTTGTGTATAATGCCAAGTCAGATATTTGGAATAAGTATCTTGATATTTTTCATAAAACTATGAGTCCGACTACATATTCATGTGACCTTTGTAGTCTTACTCATGGTAATTTTTCAGAAAAAAAAGTATGGAAAGATTTTAGAGAAAATTCTGATCATGAATTCGTGTTTATGTATAAAGATGAGTTTTTAGGCACGATTTCAAGCCTAGAACGCAAAAATCTTATTTTTCCAATCATTTTTCAAAAACATGGAGAAAATATTGATTTATTATTTGATTCTGAAAAGTTATCGTCTTTAAATTCTGTAGAGGAATTAATAGAATCTTTAAAAAAGAAAATAAGCTAAGATTTTTTTAGCTGCGAATTAATTTCTGCTATGTAGTTAAGTACATCTTCTTTCCCCAACCCAGAAGAAGATGAGGTGATAAAATAATTAGGCATTTCTTCCCAGTATTTGAGCATTTCTTCAGTATACGCACTTATTTGATTGGGTAACTTATTTTTTGAAAGCTTATCAGCTTTTGTGAAAATAATAGAA
Proteins encoded:
- a CDS encoding response regulator transcription factor codes for the protein MTTVLIADHHPITRKGIVSLFRNSEDYEIIGKVSNGNEMYDVLKASTPDVLIMELDLPQINGIMALRTIKKEFPRIKVIIFSSHPEEMYALSAIKAGASAYLSKTVPTKTLKKAIERVARGGIYLNDNLTQQLANGNANENNMVVKYKKLSSREIEVLNLLSSGKRNKDIASTLSINEKTVSTYKTRLLKKLKVDNLADLIHQSRLLHIS
- a CDS encoding GTPase — encoded protein: MKKTLFFVYNAKSDIWNKYLDIFHKTMSPTTYSCDLCSLTHGNFSEKKVWKDFRENSDHEFVFMYKDEFLGTISSLERKNLIFPIIFQKHGENIDLLFDSEKLSSLNSVEELIESLKKKIS
- the nadE gene encoding NAD(+) synthase; this encodes MQTEKVIDHIVNWLKEYATNANIEGFVIGVSGGIDSAVTSSLCAKTGLKTLCVEMPIHQAQSQVTRAQEHIAYLKEKFPNVSDTRVDLTPVFEEFKSVVPETTPSAQLDLSLANTRARLRMSTLYYFAGLYKYLVAGTGNKVEDFGVGFYTKYGDGGVDLSPIANLLKSEVYTIGEALGVPNSIQIASPTDGLFGDSRSDEDQIGASYDELEWAMKMKDEGKDIDDFEGREQEVFKIFIRLNTVNQHKMTPIPVCKIPVNLL
- the gldC gene encoding gliding motility protein GldC; translated protein: MANNHKSEIKIDIELDENRIPEKLKWTAQDGGVENEETKAMLLSVWNSENKESLRIDLWTKDMPVDEMKIFFHQTLVAMSDTFYRATQDEKMSATMKDFCDYFAEKLELKQK
- the gldB gene encoding gliding motility lipoprotein GldB, with protein sequence MNSIKYLKFAIVFCVLFSCSSESKVDKEVAEIPVEIKIERFDRLFAEVTQENLPDLKKEYPFLFSEKYADSVWVKRSRDTIQQEVNKEVEKTFSDFSSEENELHSLFQRIKYYFPEIKEPRVVTITNDVDYHNKVVLSKGLLIISLDTYLGKDHHFYEGIQKYLRQHFDRQYIVPDVASMYAKNQIGPIRDRTFLGNLVSFGKELYLKNLLLPGFSDARKIGYTEEQYAWAKANEEQIWRYFIDRQLLYSTDSTLMPRFLYPGPFSKFYLEEIDKEAPDRIGQFIGWRIVTSYMKNNNVSLRQLIVADAETIFNRSKYKPKK